The segment CCAAGTTTACAGACTTGTTTTTCAAACTGACATTACAAGTGAACTGGTTATGAGACACAAGCATACATATGAGCAAGTACAAGACTAataatggaaattatttttactttttaatttattttatgcaCTGCAGCAGCAACAGAAAGGATGCTAACATAACTGCACAAGCTTCTTTCTCACAACAATGTATTCAAATCTTTACTCTTTACCCTCTCCTATGAAGTTCCATTTTCCTTCAGTTAAATCCTTCCCTTGATACCTCTTCCCACCCTATTCAGGAACAAATTTTCAGAGGCACTTTAATCTTAGTTGCCCCCCACCCCTCCAAGGCTCTGAATATTGCCCTATGCAGCGTAACAAACCTTTGGATATAGCATAAGGTTACATTTTTAAAGAGGGACAGGggcattgttttttttgggggggaggggggcagttgccaccaataatttggagaaaatagCTATTATATAGCCCATACCCCTTAGCTATCtagatatggacccctcttgtccccccccccaattaaaaTGCTAGAGCTACTCCCCTGAAGAGAGATAGGGCAACTTGAGCATATGCACCTCTGAAAACCTAATCAACAGAAAATTGGCATCAACATACAACTTGACACAGTTTTAACAGTTCTACTGTATTATTTATCCTTTTACAACCATAGATAGGATCTGTTTAATACTAATACCTTGCTGTATACTTTTTGAAAGCTAGAAAAGTCATGAATCCTGTTTTTTTCACATTTCAGACACAAAAAAAGACACAtggaaaatctaaattttttatattcaattttttttattcaacaaagaacTGTTCCTATTTGTTCTCAAATCTAGACAGTATGCAGATTTCTATTAATCCAAACCCTACACCCGTCCATCTCATAGGATGTAGAAGCAAACTCTACCTTTCAATGTTTGAGAAACCcgttataaaaattgaaaaattattcgaGAAAGACAAATGCTTAATCTATTAAACAAAACAGGCAATTTTACAAGTTTAAGATTCATAAAACTCATAATTTACCTTCCACTAGCTTGTAAGTAGTCTTCGAATGGATGAGATTGAATGCTAGTTATTCCCATGTCTCCTTTCTTCCCTAGAAGGTTGCCTTTACCAAGTGAAAGACGAGTATCATACATTCTAAGACAACAGTCATCTGAACCTAAATAATTGCACTAGACTGTTAAGAAATACATCAGAACAAGAGTTATTACTATAAACATGGAAGCTTACTATAGTTACACCGGGACTGATTCATTGTCATGACCGATGCTTCTTGACGTTCTGCAAGAGAAGGTAGGGAGCAAGAGCGTATTTATTTGATGATAAAAAGTTATAAATATTGTCTTTTAGAGTGTCTTTGAGTAAAAGCTTCCAGCAGGTGCACCTACATCGGAACTGAGATTTCCTGAGGTGCACAAGCTGCGAGCAATAGAGTTAGAAGATCATACAAATGTTTGCCAGTTTGTTTCTAAGCCTCTTGCATGTTTTTTAAACTTCCATTGTCATTTTCGGGCATTCAGTGATGGAAAAGCCACATCTCTATCACTGCACGGGCCAGCTTTCATTTCGAATTAGTTACAAAAAGTTGCCTCATATATTATCAAATAGTTGCTATTGAACCTTATTGTCCCCTGTCCAGGTCTTTtcataatgaaataaataaaacagatgTCAGATTCAATACAAAACTTCCAAGAGGGACaattctccaaaaaaaaaaaaaaaatccaacaaaaatgaatgcaatcgattaaaacttttttttcgatttagCTGACATATATCTACCATTGTTCTTGTTAGTAGGTAACTGATGTGGGTAATTATTAAACACTAAGATTCCAAGTGTCTTACCCCTAGAAAATTTTGAGGAAGTACATAAAAAGGAGTAAAAAGCTGGACGTTCtggcaaaagaaaatatttctttaaaattcattttaataagaCTCATTATACAAAAATATGGCCACATTAATATAGCCCAGAGATGTACATATTCCAGTAAAACTAAGAACTCACTCTGAATAGAAACGATTAAGGAGAGTCATAATGAAGCAAAAATAGTTtctgatttaaaaaaggaatgGTTCCATTAGATGATGTCAAAAGAGAACTGAACCAAGATAGCATTCAGGAAAACACTCCTagagtgaaaattttgaatagaatATGCTGTTAACATTGAAGGTTTGAATCCGTGGGCCTAATAAAGGGGAGTTTAAATGATTAGATAATCTTCAATTATAAATGTTTTCCTCTGTTCAGCAATGGTTTCATCATATTGACGTTttgtaaaggtaaaaaaagtaTAATGAATATGGCATAAAACTTTACAGTCCCAACTGACGGTGCTAATCTCCGTTTGACGATCTTTCAGTCAGGAAGTGTAATTAGGGTGGGAGCCAGCCATCCTGTGATTTCGCACACTCTTCCTGTTTATCTTCAACAGATTTCTACtagtacccatttagagctgggccGACTCTAGCTGAGAGTACAGAGTAAGGCATTGACCAGCAGCAGTATGACTAAACCCTCGTCCTCGAGGATAAAGGATGTCAAATCTAGCGTGATAATCACTCGACTCGGACGGTTCGGCTAGGATTGGCTTCTTGTGACAGCTGGTTCAGCAAAGTAGTTAAAAAACGTTTATCCCTTTCGACCTTGTGTTTTACTTGCTTTCAGGCAAGCTGATTTGCAAACAATGCCGATTATCCTGTGCTAATTAAATATCCAGCAGATTAGTGCCTTTACAAGAACAATAACTTTAGCTGGTGGCAATTTTAGTTCCTTAGTGTTGTATTCATCTTCTGTTTTATGAGATAGTTGATCCCAACATTTAGAACACTGTAGTAACTATATCAAAACAATGTGCATATCATAATCAGTAACACAATCAGTGCAGCAGACTTTCAAAAGCCAGCTCAATAGTGAACTTTCTTTTTCTCAATCAGCACAGTTGAAGGCTGACTAAACAAAAGCCACATTTTGCTCAAACCAGCAATTTAACCTTCTCACAGCAAAGCTCAAAGCAGCATAGCTCTTACAGTAAATTTCATACTAGAAACTTACTGATTCTTCATACAGAGGCGGCTTTAGGGGTGGGGGACAGAGTGGGCAATCACCACGGGCACAGAAATTTTAGAGGCgcgaaatttcaaatcaataatCTAAAGGTTATAaacatctttttaattttttaattttatttagattaaaataaagtagagggcacAGTTGACAATAAGCATGAGCAAATTGAAtctgaaattttcattcttcccaaatcttcatcaccattccttgaaaataaaagtaagtagacagaatttaattaattttaatgtttttgggataatttattttaaaattttgttaataaatgaacatttttcaaaaaatttggcctgaaaattacTTGGAGACTGGAGGGGAGAGGGAGAGGATAGGTACTAATTAAAGCTTTGCCCCGAgcacaagagaggccagaaccgccactaTCTTTATAAGATCTTGTTTTTCCACTGAAAAGGGGGAGCACCTAGCAACTTAAGAAAAACTACAATTAAACCCCTGTATGAAACAGATGCCAAGAATAAGTGTGATAATTACATTAGCATTAGTCTGGTTtgtgtaggaagcaaattacttagcatactaatactttttagacttcgAGATACTGTCGATaaagttttcagaaaaatacgGTGTGGTTTTAAGAAGGGGAAAGGaatcaaccaaattttcactcttatgtTAATAACTGAGATCAATAAATACCACATTAATAACAccattaaattaataaatgtcTAACTCATATAATCCCtttagtccttagttttataaattatgaaaaagcgcAGGATTCTGCCAATAGAAGACCTTTAGCAAAGATTCTATCGTTGTGCAATATGACAGATaaacacattaaagtgattagtccTATGTAAGAGAATGAAATCACTCTGTTTCAGGTAGGAAATGATGTTAGTAGccggtttcgtattaaatcggTAGCTCAGCAAGGTTGCATTCTATCCCtgtttatatggatcattttcatgaattttgtcCTAAGGAACACAGCAAAGGGTATGGGAGggcatggaatcaaatggaaaAGTATAAATCATATAGACTTAAATTATACAGACAATTTGAGtgcctagatgaaaatgtttgCAAACTGAATGTCGTTTTGGAGAGTCACCAAGTCAccaagactaggaataaatgaagtgGAAgtggtgatgttgggtaacaagAAGATTAATCAAGTGCATAGCTTcccttacctaggtagtattatttgCAAAGATAGTAAAGGCTATGAAAATGTTGAAAGTAGAATTCTATTTGCAATTTCTATTTGGTTTACATGAGCTATTTTGAATTGATTTGTGCATttgaaaacacacacacatatatatatatatatatatatatatatatatatatatatatatatatatatatatatatatatatatatatatatatatatatatatatataacacaaatatatatatatatacatatatatatatatatatatatatatatatatatatatatatatatatatatatatatatatatatatatatatatatatatatatatatatatattatatatatgtatatatatatataaactttcaaatttatttaacaGCCTTTGAacttaatttattggtaacacTTGATTTGTATGCAGTTGACTTTCCAATATTTCAATATAACAAGAACATGGCATATCTTATCAATCAGcatttttaacttcattttatAAAACCTATAAATTTACTCCATTATATATGACAAAAGGGACAAATTATACTACATTTTCCTATAAAAACTGAGATAAAGTTCATTGGTAAGTATTTGCATTTATACTTTTGAAAATCCATAAAAACAAGATTCATTCAGGAAAGGTTTATGTATTCAAAAGAATAGCATGGTATGACATATCTCGAGCTTTGTTTTTATGCTTGaggtatatattttatatgcatccattttgtactttcttttcttctttattctcttcttagaatttatattttgtttctatgCTTAGGCTCATCACTTTTTGATTTAATAGGGTAGATAAAAACAATAACGAAAAAGCTTTTGGTTTGGACATTACAATAGTCTTTGATTAGTTTATAAGACACtttaaacctaaaacgagcagaaatcaaGTCATATAATACACCAACATTAAACAAGCCCAAAttactgaaataaataaataaaacttaactgAACAAGAATTGAAACTCTAAGGAATAAATCTTAgggtaaacaattaaaaatttgtcaggTCCAAATTTTGGTATATTGAGTTTAAGTCTCCACCCATTGGCTCAGCAGCTTTTTGGCTTGGACCTCAGCCAAAGCTGTCTCATAGTAGCCTGTGTAATAACAATGCTATTAATAGGTTCCGAGGCATTTAGAGAAGCTGATCtcttgcaatcaccatcaaatacCAAAAGCACCATTTTTTGATGGACATCGTTACCACAATTGTCTTTTTTATCTTAGGAGCAAGATATGATTAAGAATTTTATATACATCTTATAATAAACTAACTACACATTataagatatttgaaacttttttctcaCAAGACTAcgtttgaaaaactgaagatattttAGAGAAAGACACatacataattttatttaaagacaACAAAACTGAAATCCAATCATAAATGATCTGGTCAAGCATATATCTAAACACATTAATTAATCAAGCAgaacaaaacatgaaaattatcttttattaaaaatagggTCGAGATGTGTCTACATTCAAGGGTACCCATTTAATAGGGGGTTCATAATGGCCAACAGAAGTTCAAATCTTCTTCATGCATTTTCAATTCGTTTGACTGCAATCCCGTCCTAATCCAAGAacaattttttagtaaaatatgacaaacaaattattgcacaGGACTATGGCTGCTTCAACATTTGATTCTTGCAATCcgatattttaattcaaaatgttaCTTCTTGAATCAGGACAGGaattaaaaggaatagaaacTAATAAACAAAACTTTCCCAAAAAATTTTCACTAAGAAAAGCAAAGGGCAATACTAGAACCTACAATGAGCagcaataaagtcaaataatcagtaaaacttaaaacgttatggctgaataatttttatttaactctTGGTTATTTTATGCATAAAAAAATGTACTAAATCatgtaaaagaaaatgtattaagatcattttcgaaatttgaaaatcaaaaacaacagaaattggTCTATAATTCTTGTTTTCAACAGGTAAATTGTGTTGTACATAAAAAAAGTCTTTGAAACGGctttctgataaaaatttcgagatggGGAATGGCGTTATATATGCTAAGGGTCCAATTTGATCTTCCAGTCACATAGATTGGGAATTAGTTTAAACAAGGTGCAACCTTTCTGCTAGAAAGTTGGTGGCAGGGAAGGAAGGGCTGGGATGCAAGAATCCCCATTGGCTGATTTTTGTTATCCAACCATACAATACTGGAAATGTTTGCGTGGTTTTATTCATACAAGGTGTAAAATACCTttctttttgctaaaaaaagcCGGATGGTTAGGGGAAAGGGGGGTTTGAAATAGTCATGGGGATATTTTGTGCCTCGAGCAATGCATATAGGAATTTACTGTATGTTTCCATTTTAAATAAGGTGGTACAGGCTTATCTTTCGGCTAAAAACCTTAGCAGCCGTGGAGGACTAAATGCAGTTTGAACTTAGCTTGTTTTTATCTATGATCAAAACTTATCTGGCTTTTACACAAAATTGGAACTTAGCTCGATTTTTCACTTAATCATACCACGCGACTTGAGCTTCTAGCTCTTTCAACCCTGAGCCAGGATTTTAACTCGTTTTGCATCGCATTTCAAAAATTCATCACCTTGGAATTACATAGTTCATACACTGATTCATGAGTTAGCCCCCTTCTGCACTACATCAGGACTTACCTCATTTTCTTCACCAAGTCAAGAGTTGGTTAGAAGATCcatttttaggatttttagAATCCATTTTTAGGGTACAGAAGGGGAGTGGGTTGCACCGATCACTGTTAATAGGTAgaacaaatttttgtaaaacttCAAATtgcaattgaatgagccccctcccaagTTTCTATGGCCATTTGTTCTATATAAAGTGGCCAGGAAAAAGTAAACAAATGTTGGATACATGATTCTACTCCGTCAACACTACTGCACTTATTCTTATTCAATACTCTTTTTCAATGAACttacttcaaaaaaagaagtatttggCAGTAGAGAATTTACTTAGATTTTCCCTGATAAAGAAAAGGGGAGGGTAAGAGCTTTCTGGTTAACCGTTAGGGCGAGGGAGATTCCAAAATATTGCTTaaacactatttaaaaaaaatactttttaccttttttttacatatatagcaCTTTACAGAAGAAACACCATTTTCAAGACTTTTAACTTATTGAAAATTACcttacattatttatttttagtctaAAGAAGGGGAGGAGGGTGTATTGGTCAGCTGAGCCTACCTCCATTGGTATTGTTACGCCCTTATTAGACCCGAAAATACCCTTACTAAAAGGGCAGATCCTTTCAGGCAGTGAAAAGGCAATTACATTGCCTTTGACTTTGAGCATTGCAAACATTATGGTTCAAACTATTAGCCTAGCTATTCCACTTTTGAAGAgcaaaatatgattaaaaagtttctttaaatatagaaaataataaaaaccttataaatctGTTTATTCTGGAGTATCAATGACAGAAAAAAACCTACCAGAATACAGAATATTTCTATCCTTTCTATCAAACGCCACTATCCAAGCTTCATGGTCGTGAGGGGTCCAACTGCTTTTAACTGCAAGACTTTCTGTTGAAACATCTAACAACACTAGTGCTCCTAAAGACGTACTAACACCAGACTGCATATCATAAAAGTCGCATGAAAGCAAAATGTCATAACAAAGTTGCTTTGAagctatatattttatttccaaaCCTGATACAGCCCAAAGTCGAAAATAACCACTCGATTCAACACTTGCCAATATTGGTTGTTCAAGTGACTTCATGAATTTTATTGCTGAAATGGCATCACTATCCACAGAGCAAATAGGGTCTAAGGGAGCCATTGACACATTATGAAGGGATAGTTTCCCTATTCGTTCAGATTTTTCTCCATTTTCCAACTGGTAATTCCCACACACAAAGAAATCAGTATATTCCTCAATTGGGCAAAATTCCACACAATCAGCAGTTAATGGTGTTTGATAAGTCTTCAAAGTTTCACATCTATTTAGCActgttaaaaacaaaagaatcaatttttgttCTTGCACTTCTTTCAACCTCCATGAGGCATTCACGAACAAGTATTCGGGCATGGACAATGCCTCTTTTTAACCTCTCTGAAATAGTTTTACTTCCAGCATATGTTGGCCTTACATCTTTTCCCATTCCCTCAATGACAGCAAGTAACTGAGCATATTTTGATTGATTAACCAAATTAGAAGAGCTAGATGTTGATTGAACAAAACTTGCTAAGGATGATACTAGAACAAGAAAGTATGTTTTTGAAATGTTCAGTCAAAAAGAGAAGCATTGATTCAAATGCTATTTACTGAATGGAAATGTAgctaagaatataaaattttataagaagaataaataattattttattgggcaattaaattgaaaaaagtgaattttacCATAAGTGTTGTGTAAAGAGGCTCTCTAGTTTTAgccaaaagaatgaaaaatgtatatttttaggACATATTTTATCTTTgatagaaataaaatagaacCAGAACAGTaagtatatttacaaaaaaaaagaggagattttttcccaaaagaaagtaaattatattaaaatacagAAACACTGGGGGGTCTAATTGTAAGCctgagccaaattaaaaaaaaaaaatcttgagaaTCTTGCTATTTTTCTacaatatcttttattttccgcattatttgcctatttttgccagt is part of the Artemia franciscana chromosome 1, ASM3288406v1, whole genome shotgun sequence genome and harbors:
- the LOC136042568 gene encoding diphthine methyltransferase-like; this translates as MPEYLFVNASWRLKEVQEQKLILLFLTVLNRCETLKTYQTPLTADCVEFCPIEEYTDFFVCGNYQLENGEKSERIGKLSLHNVSMAPLDPICSVDSDAISAIKFMKSLEQPILASVESSGYFRLWAVSGLEIKYIASKQLCYDILLSCDFYDMQSGVSTSLGALVLLDVSTESLAVKSSWTPHDHEAWIVAFDRKDRNILYSGSDDCCLRMYDTRLSLGKGNLLGKKGDMGITSIQSHPFEDYLQASGR